One Alphaproteobacteria bacterium DNA segment encodes these proteins:
- a CDS encoding LysR family transcriptional regulator: protein MSDRLAELELFVALAARGALAQAARELGLGPARASRLLATLEARLGTRLARRTTRALSLTEAGQRYLPHAQRALGQLAQARAALKGTQAGPAGTLRLTAPTQFGAVHVAPLAAELIAAYPALSVDLTLDDHAVDPIAGGFDASLRIGTPPPGTLIARRIGETRIVTVAAPDYLARTKPPRVPEDLDGHECLIWRGSGRAVAWRFRRNGKVRERVVTGRFVADSPAAILSAAIAGAGIARLPEYQARAALAAGMLVEILAEYAPPPAPISVLYPPPGAGLQIPAKLRVFIDLATAHFAAPKPALDRRAKDR, encoded by the coding sequence ATGTCCGACCGCCTCGCCGAACTCGAACTCTTCGTCGCCCTCGCCGCGCGCGGCGCGCTGGCCCAAGCCGCCCGCGAATTGGGCCTGGGGCCCGCGCGCGCCAGCCGCTTGCTGGCGACGTTGGAAGCGCGTCTGGGCACGCGGCTCGCGCGACGGACCACGCGCGCCTTGTCGCTGACCGAGGCGGGGCAGCGTTATCTTCCGCACGCGCAACGCGCTTTGGGCCAGTTGGCGCAAGCGCGCGCGGCGTTGAAGGGCACGCAAGCGGGGCCCGCCGGTACGCTGCGTTTGACCGCCCCCACGCAATTCGGCGCGGTCCATGTGGCGCCGCTCGCCGCCGAATTGATCGCGGCATACCCCGCCTTGTCGGTCGATTTGACGCTGGACGATCATGCCGTCGATCCGATCGCCGGCGGGTTCGATGCGAGCTTGCGCATCGGCACGCCGCCGCCCGGCACGCTGATCGCGCGGCGTATCGGCGAAACGCGGATCGTCACCGTCGCGGCACCCGACTATCTCGCGCGCACGAAACCGCCGCGCGTTCCCGAAGATCTCGACGGCCACGAATGTTTGATCTGGCGCGGATCGGGCCGCGCGGTCGCCTGGCGCTTTCGCCGGAACGGCAAAGTACGCGAGCGCGTGGTGACGGGGCGCTTCGTCGCGGACTCGCCCGCCGCGATCCTCTCGGCGGCGATTGCGGGTGCCGGCATCGCGCGCTTGCCGGAATATCAAGCGCGGGCCGCATTGGCGGCGGGAATGCTCGTCGAGATCTTGGCCGAATACGCGCCACCGCCCGCCCCGATCAGCGTGTTGTACCCGCCGCCGGGTGCGGGTTTGCAAATCCCCGCCAAGCTGCGTGTTTTCATCGATCTCGCGACCGCGCATTTCGCCGCGCCAAAACCCGCGCTGGACAGGCGCGCCAAGGACCGCTAG
- a CDS encoding sulfoxide reductase heme-binding subunit YedZ yields MRFPWADRTERTVPLKLIVFLALFVPGLWVAYALATGQLGAQPLKAATRELGSWGLRIFMLSLAVSPLRSLWHWPTAMLVRRMLGVGAFAYLASHFTMYVASQGFVLSTVASEIALRIYLTIGFVALLGFAALAATSTDGMIKRLGGKNWRRLHKLAYPLGVLAIVHFFLQARLDAIETQVTAGLFVWAMAWRAAKARGQAGWAVTLALGLAATLLVPAAEAGFIAVKLGAPFWMVFAANFDPELAPRPAHVILGFVGAVCAVAFARARP; encoded by the coding sequence GTGCGATTCCCTTGGGCCGACCGGACGGAAAGAACCGTCCCGCTGAAACTGATCGTTTTCCTGGCGCTATTTGTGCCGGGTTTGTGGGTCGCCTATGCGCTGGCGACCGGCCAACTCGGCGCGCAGCCCTTGAAGGCGGCGACGCGCGAGCTGGGGTCCTGGGGCTTGCGCATCTTTATGCTGTCGCTGGCCGTGTCGCCGTTGCGCTCGCTGTGGCATTGGCCGACGGCGATGCTGGTGCGCCGCATGCTGGGCGTGGGCGCCTTCGCTTATCTCGCTTCGCATTTCACGATGTATGTCGCGAGCCAGGGCTTCGTCCTTTCGACCGTCGCGTCGGAAATCGCGCTGCGCATTTACCTTACGATCGGTTTCGTGGCTTTGCTGGGCTTCGCGGCGCTGGCGGCGACCTCGACCGACGGGATGATCAAGCGCCTGGGCGGCAAGAATTGGCGCCGCTTGCACAAGCTCGCCTATCCGCTGGGCGTGCTGGCGATCGTGCATTTCTTTCTGCAAGCGCGCCTTGACGCGATCGAGACGCAGGTCACGGCGGGATTGTTCGTGTGGGCGATGGCGTGGCGCGCCGCGAAAGCCCGGGGCCAAGCGGGCTGGGCGGTCACGCTGGCGCTGGGACTCGCCGCCACGTTGCTGGTCCCGGCGGCCGAGGCGGGGTTCATCGCCGTCAAGCTCGGCGCGCCGTTCTGGATGGTGTTCGCGGCCAATTTCGACCCCGAATTGGCGCCGCGCCCGGCCCATGTGATTTTGGGCTTCGTGGGTGCGGTTTGCGCCGTTGCTTTCGCGCGCGCGAGGCCATAG
- a CDS encoding Lrp/AsnC family transcriptional regulator, with translation MRGHKLDDVDHQILHDLQADGRMTNVDLAKRAGISAPPCLRRVRVLEEAKIIRGYHAEIDPHALGYGVTVFASVSLKSQAEVDLRAFHELIDSWPMVRECHMLTGETDFLLKVVAADWDAYEKFLTTQLTAAPNVSTVKSALTIKTTKHMPGVPIEVKAKR, from the coding sequence ATGCGCGGCCACAAGCTCGACGACGTCGACCACCAGATCCTCCACGACCTTCAGGCGGATGGGCGGATGACCAATGTCGATCTCGCCAAGCGGGCCGGCATATCCGCCCCGCCCTGCCTGCGCCGCGTGCGCGTGCTGGAGGAAGCCAAGATCATCCGCGGCTACCACGCGGAGATCGACCCCCATGCGCTGGGATATGGCGTGACGGTGTTCGCTTCGGTGTCGCTCAAAAGCCAGGCGGAAGTCGACCTCCGGGCCTTTCATGAACTCATCGATTCCTGGCCGATGGTCCGCGAGTGCCACATGCTGACCGGCGAGACCGACTTCCTGCTGAAAGTCGTCGCGGCCGATTGGGACGCCTACGAGAAATTCCTGACCACGCAGTTGACGGCCGCGCCGAACGTCTCGACCGTCAAATCGGCGCTGACGATCAAGACGACCAAGCACATGCCCGGCGTGCCGATCGAGGTCAAAGCGAAGCGCTAA
- a CDS encoding NAD-dependent epimerase/dehydratase family protein produces the protein MTVLVTGAAGFIGFHLSKALMARGEDVVGFDNFDPYYDVRLKEARAAELGKNKNFRMVRGELAADGAFAAALADKSIDRVVHLAAQAGVRYSLSHPEVYIRTNIIGHFNVIEACRQRGDIKHLVYASSSSVYGGNEKLPFSVDDKIDKPVSLYAATKAANELVSHAYSHLFAVPATGLRFFTVYGPWGRPDMSLWIFTKAILEGKPIPLFNGGEMRRDFTYVDDIVAGVIAALDRPPVAGDRQAAHRVYNLGNHRSEPLMRFVELIERATNHKAILDKQPMQPGDVRESFADIEASRRDLGFDPKTTIDVGVPRFVDWFRAYNGI, from the coding sequence ATGACCGTTCTCGTGACCGGAGCCGCCGGGTTCATCGGCTTCCACCTGTCCAAAGCGCTGATGGCGCGCGGCGAAGACGTGGTGGGCTTCGACAATTTCGATCCTTATTACGACGTGCGCCTGAAAGAGGCGCGCGCGGCCGAGCTTGGGAAGAATAAGAACTTCCGCATGGTGCGCGGCGAATTGGCCGCCGACGGCGCCTTCGCTGCGGCGCTCGCCGACAAATCGATCGACCGCGTCGTGCATTTGGCCGCCCAGGCGGGTGTGCGCTACTCGCTGTCGCATCCGGAGGTCTATATCCGGACCAACATCATCGGTCATTTCAACGTGATCGAGGCGTGCCGCCAGCGCGGCGACATCAAGCATCTCGTCTACGCCTCGTCCTCGTCGGTTTATGGCGGGAACGAAAAGCTGCCGTTCTCGGTCGACGACAAGATCGACAAGCCCGTGTCGCTCTATGCCGCCACCAAGGCCGCGAACGAACTGGTCAGCCATGCCTATTCGCATCTCTTCGCCGTGCCGGCGACGGGCTTGCGCTTCTTCACCGTCTACGGCCCCTGGGGCCGGCCGGACATGTCGCTATGGATTTTCACCAAGGCGATTTTGGAAGGCAAACCCATCCCGCTGTTCAACGGCGGCGAGATGCGGCGCGATTTCACCTATGTCGACGACATCGTCGCGGGCGTGATTGCGGCCCTGGATCGCCCGCCGGTCGCGGGCGACAGACAGGCGGCGCATCGCGTCTATAATCTCGGCAATCACCGCTCCGAACCGCTGATGCGTTTCGTCGAATTGATCGAGCGCGCGACCAATCACAAGGCGATCCTCGACAAGCAGCCGATGCAGCCCGGCGACGTTCGCGAAAGTTTCGCGGATATCGAAGCCTCGCGCCGCGATCTGGGCTTCGATCCGAAGACGACCATCGACGTGGGCGTGCCGCGCTTCGTCGATTGGTTCCGCGCCTATAACGGCATTTGA
- a CDS encoding DUF1178 family protein translates to MIVFDLQCRKKHRFQSWFKDGASFDRQAKRGLVECPVCGDVKIEKALMAPRLAGTKKSRKRLPLPAEAVANEASTQVAAGPDPATAKAAELHKELAKLREHVEKNFENVGADFAEQARAMHYGERAHKNIYGETSDEQAQELAEEGVPVARIPWVRRNA, encoded by the coding sequence ATGATCGTGTTCGACTTGCAGTGCCGCAAGAAACACCGGTTTCAAAGCTGGTTCAAGGACGGCGCGTCGTTCGACCGCCAGGCCAAGCGCGGCCTGGTCGAATGCCCCGTTTGCGGCGACGTGAAAATCGAAAAGGCGCTGATGGCGCCGCGTTTGGCCGGGACCAAGAAGTCCCGCAAGCGCTTGCCCCTGCCCGCCGAGGCGGTCGCGAACGAAGCCTCCACGCAAGTTGCCGCCGGCCCCGATCCGGCGACGGCGAAGGCGGCGGAACTGCACAAGGAACTCGCCAAATTGCGCGAGCATGTCGAGAAGAACTTCGAAAATGTCGGCGCGGATTTCGCCGAACAGGCGCGCGCGATGCACTATGGCGAGCGCGCGCATAAGAACATCTACGGCGAGACAAGCGACGAACAGGCGCAGGAACTCGCCGAAGAAGGCGTGCCGGTCGCGCGTATTCCTTGGGTTCGCCGCAACGCCTGA
- a CDS encoding pyridoxamine 5'-phosphate oxidase family protein, with protein sequence MGRHYGELAFTDSVRRFQAEDGSAESYARQQAKGGRDTVTPDLAAYLAQTRSFYLASASADGRPYMQHRGGPAGFLKPLDEKHLGFAEFSGNRQFISQGNFAENDRVLIFVPDYAHRRRVKIWGRARIVSDDPALLDRLTDPNYPAAPQRAIVIEIEAWDTNCPQHIPQLLPAEDVAELVTGLRARVADLETRLRQAGVDPG encoded by the coding sequence ATGGGACGGCATTACGGCGAACTCGCGTTCACGGACTCGGTCCGGCGCTTCCAGGCGGAAGACGGGTCGGCCGAATCCTACGCCCGTCAGCAGGCGAAGGGCGGGCGCGACACGGTGACGCCCGATCTGGCGGCGTACCTGGCGCAGACGCGGTCGTTCTACCTCGCCTCGGCTTCCGCCGACGGGCGGCCCTATATGCAGCATCGCGGCGGCCCGGCGGGGTTCCTGAAGCCGCTCGACGAAAAGCACCTTGGCTTCGCCGAGTTCTCGGGCAATCGGCAATTCATCTCGCAAGGGAACTTCGCCGAGAACGACCGCGTGCTGATTTTCGTGCCCGATTACGCCCATCGCCGCCGGGTGAAAATCTGGGGCCGGGCGCGGATCGTGTCGGACGACCCAGCGCTGCTGGATCGGCTGACGGACCCGAATTATCCGGCCGCCCCGCAGCGCGCGATCGTGATCGAGATCGAGGCGTGGGACACGAACTGCCCGCAGCATATCCCCCAATTGCTGCCGGCGGAGGACGTGGCCGAGCTGGTGACGGGCCTGCGCGCGCGCGTCGCCGATCTCGAAACGCGGTTGCGGCAAGCGGGCGTCGATCCGGGCTAA
- a CDS encoding carboxymuconolactone decarboxylase family protein: MEKRFDPKTLAPAIYDAQIKLGMAVKTSGLDLALIELAQVRASQINGCAYCLILHLANARKAGVSQRKLDLIAAWRDTPEFDARERAAIAWSETLTHISHGGVPDEAYKAVREAFNETEIAQLSFAIGLINAWNRVMVAAGAPPP; this comes from the coding sequence ATGGAAAAGCGCTTCGACCCCAAAACGCTCGCGCCCGCGATCTACGACGCGCAAATCAAGCTCGGCATGGCGGTCAAGACAAGCGGTCTCGATCTCGCGCTGATCGAGCTCGCGCAAGTGCGCGCGTCGCAGATCAACGGCTGCGCCTATTGCCTCATCCTGCATCTCGCCAACGCGCGTAAAGCCGGGGTTTCGCAGCGCAAGCTCGACCTGATCGCCGCTTGGCGCGACACGCCCGAATTCGACGCGCGCGAACGCGCGGCGATCGCGTGGTCGGAAACGCTGACGCATATCTCGCATGGCGGCGTGCCGGACGAGGCCTATAAGGCCGTGCGCGAAGCGTTCAACGAGACGGAGATCGCGCAGCTCAGCTTCGCGATCGGCCTGATCAACGCCTGGAACCGCGTGATGGTCGCGGCCGGCGCTCCGCCCCCGTAA
- a CDS encoding mitochondrial fission ELM1 family protein, translated as MTNRPRTAWIISPGQVGMKAQCRGLAEALDLTYEFKDVKFRWPYRWLPERLLTGNPFDMLEADSPRVDPPWPDVAITLGSRCAPIGVAMKRRSGGKVVAIHVQKPAVPPEWLDAVISPWHDGLKGANVIETEAALHYVTAAKLSQGAEEWRATFAPIKRPLAGIILGGSNGMRRYRFSDEAVARIDDNIRKLAASGVGLALTTSRRTDANARAKLVRTVRDLGGFAYDTEEGGPNPYLGILALADALIVTEDSVSMTSEALSTGKPVLVADLDGKSGRIAAFQAEMRRQGRTRAFEGRLDTWTYDPPRDTERAALEIKRRFGWG; from the coding sequence ATGACGAACCGCCCGCGTACCGCCTGGATCATCAGCCCCGGCCAAGTCGGCATGAAGGCCCAATGCCGGGGCCTCGCCGAGGCGCTGGACCTGACCTACGAATTCAAAGACGTGAAATTCCGCTGGCCCTATCGCTGGCTGCCGGAACGGCTGCTGACCGGCAATCCGTTCGACATGCTGGAAGCCGATAGCCCGCGCGTCGATCCGCCCTGGCCCGATGTGGCGATTACGCTGGGATCGCGCTGTGCGCCGATCGGGGTGGCGATGAAACGCCGCTCGGGCGGCAAGGTCGTCGCCATCCATGTGCAGAAACCGGCTGTGCCGCCCGAATGGCTCGATGCCGTCATCTCACCTTGGCATGACGGTTTGAAGGGCGCCAACGTCATCGAAACCGAGGCCGCGCTGCATTACGTGACGGCGGCAAAACTCAGCCAGGGCGCCGAGGAATGGCGCGCGACCTTCGCACCGATCAAGCGCCCGCTCGCCGGAATCATCCTCGGCGGGTCGAACGGAATGCGGCGCTATCGCTTCTCCGACGAAGCCGTGGCGCGCATCGACGACAACATACGTAAGCTCGCCGCGTCGGGCGTGGGCTTGGCGCTGACGACCTCGCGCCGCACCGATGCGAATGCGCGCGCGAAACTCGTGCGCACTGTGCGCGACCTCGGCGGCTTCGCCTACGACACCGAAGAAGGGGGCCCCAATCCCTATCTCGGCATTCTGGCGCTGGCCGATGCGCTGATCGTGACCGAGGATTCGGTATCGATGACCAGCGAGGCGCTCTCGACCGGAAAACCGGTCCTGGTCGCCGATTTGGACGGCAAATCCGGGCGCATTGCCGCCTTCCAGGCGGAAATGCGCCGCCAAGGCCGGACCCGCGCCTTCGAAGGGCGACTGGATACTTGGACCTACGATCCGCCCCGGGATACCGAACGCGCGGCCCTTGAAATCAAACGCCGATTTGGCTGGGGATAA
- a CDS encoding anthranilate synthase component I yields MRYDFTTPTGLTLTRQRRTLAYDTALDGFAEKLDRTRGGLFSSGVDYPGRYSRWEFGFADPPVEIVGGGNKLELKALNERGIVLIDLLDPIFEDMAEARIVARDPGYRRIETIAAAGPFPEEKRSQQPSLFSPLRRLVAEFKGIADGFIGLYGAFGYDLLFQFEPIKLSQNRPAETRDLHLFIPDRMLIVDRRKETAFRYDYDFARARVSTEGKSRVCMAPVARRRYAEPKAKPEITSDLTAEQYAAMVDVARERMRVGDIFEVVLSRRFEALYQASPSSLFAKLKKVNPSPFEFYLQLGPDRLVGTSPEMYVRVEGDRVESCPISGTARRGRNAMEDAERLKALINSEKDEVELTMCTDVDRNDKSRICVPGTVKLLGRRQIEAYQGLFHTVDHVEGRLRPDVTGLDAFISHMWAVTLTGAPKKWAVEIVEAMETSPRGWYGGAVGALQFNGDVNTGITIRTVHLTEDEKKKQVARYRVGATLVWDSIGMEENEETFVKASALFRVLAPPAANAGEAAKPLPGKGKRIVLIDNEDSFVHTLADYFRQTGADVSTYRHGLTPDAIVALKPDLVVHSPGPGTPAQFGVPALVRALAERGLAQFGVCLGLQGTVEAFGGALDVLPEPRHGKRWDIEHDGAGLFAGLPSPCAVGAYHSLHARASSFPHGELDIVARTQAGLIMAVRHKRLPIAAVQFHPESILSMGRTEAGEIGHLLIANVIAELIAKRAAKAA; encoded by the coding sequence ATGCGTTACGATTTCACCACGCCCACCGGCCTGACGCTGACCCGACAGCGCCGCACGCTGGCCTACGACACCGCCCTCGACGGTTTCGCCGAAAAACTCGACCGCACGCGCGGCGGCTTGTTCTCCTCCGGCGTCGATTATCCCGGCCGCTATTCGCGCTGGGAGTTCGGCTTCGCCGATCCGCCGGTCGAGATCGTCGGCGGCGGCAACAAGCTGGAACTGAAAGCGCTGAACGAGCGCGGGATCGTGCTGATCGATCTGCTCGATCCGATCTTCGAGGACATGGCCGAAGCGCGCATCGTCGCGCGCGATCCCGGCTATCGCCGGATCGAGACCATCGCCGCCGCCGGCCCGTTCCCGGAAGAAAAGCGCAGTCAGCAACCGTCGCTGTTCTCGCCGCTGCGCCGCTTGGTCGCCGAGTTCAAGGGCATCGCCGACGGGTTCATCGGGCTCTACGGCGCGTTCGGCTACGATCTGCTGTTCCAGTTCGAGCCGATCAAGCTTTCCCAAAATCGCCCGGCCGAAACGCGCGATTTGCATCTGTTCATTCCCGACCGGATGCTGATCGTCGACCGGCGCAAGGAAACCGCCTTCCGCTACGATTACGATTTCGCGCGCGCGCGCGTATCGACCGAGGGAAAATCGCGCGTTTGCATGGCGCCCGTCGCGCGCCGGCGCTACGCCGAGCCGAAAGCGAAGCCGGAGATCACGTCGGATCTGACGGCCGAGCAATACGCCGCGATGGTCGATGTGGCGCGCGAGCGCATGCGCGTGGGCGACATCTTCGAAGTCGTGCTGTCGCGCCGCTTCGAAGCGCTTTACCAAGCCTCCCCTTCGTCGCTGTTCGCCAAGTTGAAGAAGGTCAACCCGAGCCCGTTCGAGTTCTATCTCCAACTCGGGCCCGATCGCCTGGTCGGCACCAGCCCCGAAATGTATGTGCGCGTCGAAGGCGACCGGGTGGAAAGCTGCCCGATCTCCGGCACCGCAAGGCGCGGGCGCAACGCGATGGAGGATGCCGAGCGCTTGAAGGCGCTGATCAACTCGGAGAAAGACGAAGTCGAGTTGACGATGTGCACCGATGTCGACCGCAACGACAAATCGCGCATTTGCGTGCCGGGCACGGTCAAGCTGCTCGGGCGGCGTCAGATCGAGGCCTATCAGGGCCTGTTCCACACGGTCGACCATGTCGAAGGCCGGTTGCGACCCGACGTCACGGGCCTGGACGCGTTCATCTCGCATATGTGGGCGGTGACGCTGACCGGTGCCCCGAAGAAATGGGCGGTCGAAATCGTCGAGGCGATGGAGACGAGCCCGCGCGGCTGGTATGGCGGCGCCGTCGGTGCCTTGCAGTTCAACGGCGACGTCAACACCGGCATCACCATTCGCACCGTCCATCTGACCGAAGACGAAAAGAAGAAGCAGGTCGCGCGCTATCGCGTCGGCGCCACGTTGGTGTGGGATTCGATCGGGATGGAGGAAAACGAGGAAACCTTCGTCAAGGCGAGCGCCTTGTTCCGCGTGCTCGCCCCGCCGGCCGCGAATGCCGGCGAAGCTGCGAAACCGCTGCCCGGCAAGGGCAAGCGGATCGTGCTGATCGACAACGAAGACAGCTTCGTCCACACCCTGGCGGATTATTTCCGCCAGACCGGCGCCGACGTGTCGACCTATCGCCACGGCTTGACGCCCGACGCGATCGTGGCGTTGAAACCCGATCTGGTCGTGCATTCGCCGGGGCCGGGCACGCCCGCGCAGTTCGGCGTGCCGGCTCTCGTGCGTGCGCTGGCCGAACGCGGCCTCGCGCAATTCGGCGTGTGCTTGGGCCTGCAAGGCACGGTCGAAGCCTTCGGCGGCGCGCTGGACGTGCTGCCCGAGCCGCGCCATGGCAAGCGCTGGGATATCGAGCATGACGGCGCGGGCTTGTTCGCAGGGCTTCCCAGCCCGTGTGCCGTCGGCGCCTATCACTCGCTGCATGCGCGCGCGTCTTCGTTCCCGCACGGGGAACTCGATATCGTCGCGCGCACGCAAGCTGGGCTGATCATGGCCGTGCGCCACAAGCGCTTGCCGATCGCCGCGGTGCAATTCCATCCCGAATCGATCCTGTCGATGGGCCGCACCGAAGCGGGCGAGATCGGCCATTTGCTGATCGCCAACGTGATCGCGGAGTTGATCGCCAAACGCGCGGCGAAGGCGGCGTAA
- a CDS encoding class I SAM-dependent methyltransferase translates to MNPHHALQQVSPWVEAHAGLVAPSGTVLDLAAGGGRHSRYFAWHGRKVVAVDKDVSALAHLPGVTAIQADLEDGSPWPLQGQVFDAAVVTNYLHRPLFPDLFAAIRSGGILIYETFARGNEAYGKPDNPDFLLDPNELVARTLNQFVIVAFEDRYIDAPKPAIVQRIAAMKI, encoded by the coding sequence ATGAACCCCCACCACGCTTTGCAGCAGGTTTCGCCCTGGGTGGAGGCCCATGCCGGGCTCGTCGCCCCAAGCGGCACGGTCCTCGACCTCGCCGCCGGCGGCGGGCGGCACTCGCGCTATTTCGCCTGGCACGGGCGCAAGGTCGTGGCGGTCGACAAGGACGTCTCGGCACTCGCCCATCTGCCCGGCGTGACGGCGATCCAGGCCGATCTCGAGGACGGTTCGCCCTGGCCGCTCCAGGGGCAGGTCTTCGACGCGGCGGTGGTGACCAATTATCTCCACCGGCCGCTCTTCCCGGATCTGTTTGCCGCGATCCGCAGCGGCGGCATTCTGATCTACGAGACCTTCGCGCGCGGCAACGAAGCCTATGGCAAGCCCGACAATCCGGATTTTCTGCTCGACCCTAACGAATTGGTCGCGCGCACGCTGAACCAATTCGTGATCGTCGCGTTCGAGGATCGCTATATCGACGCGCCGAAGCCGGCGATCGTTCAGCGCATCGCGGCGATGAAGATTTAG